The DNA sequence TATGCTCCCCCTCTATTTCTACAAAGCTGGCGTCTGAGGGTTCAACATAATTGCCGGTATAGGGATCCTTAAAAGCTTCCATGAAGCCGGCTTCGGAAACCATATTGAAAGTAATCCGCTGAGCGAGTGTATTGCCACTGGTCACTTCGCGCTTCACAAAATAGCCCGCTGCTTCATTCAGCGCATAGGCATTGCCGACAAAGGCTTTATCTCTTGATTTCTGGATTACATTTAATATGGAGACAGTTGCGATTGCGGCAACAATGCCTAATATCACTATGACAGCCAGCAACTCTATTAATGTCAATCCATTTTCATTTAGTCTAGCAAAGCTCTTCTTCATACTAGACCCCGTTTCTGTATACTAGATTAAGGCTGAGTATCTTCTTCCCCTTCAATCTCCTCCTGGTCGGAAAATCCGCTCAGTGGATTTTGCTTATTGGATACAGCCGGAACATCAAGCGGCGGCAGTTCTTTTTGCAGTTCTTCAAGCGAAGGGTAATAATAGGCTGCAAGAGATAACTCAAATTCTACTTTTTCAGTTTCCTGTTCTACCGAGTAGATTTCATTAAGGCCGGTGAAGCTTAACGCCTCTACTTTAACAATCCTTTTTAAAGATTCCAGACTTTCAATAAACCGCTCCAGTTCAAAATATGTTTCTGCTTCTCCGCCGAGGGAGAGTGTGATTTGCCGGATACCATTAGGGAGCTGTCCCTCGCCATCAACAGCCTCTGGAGATTCTGCCTCTTCTCCTTCTCCTACCGGTTCTTCTGCCGCTGCTGTTTCCAGCAGGTCAACCTCTTCGTCTTCATCAGTACCGTCCAGTCTCAATTCCAGTATATTGGAATCTGAGATCACCTCAGCTTTTTCGATGTCCAGCAGCAGCTGATCAAGCAGCCTCTTTACAGGAACTTGCTTTTGCAGTTCCATAGTAGTTAAAATTGTTTTTTCATTTGTCTGTGTCAGATTACTCTCCACAATTGTTAATTGCTGATTTGCCATTTGGAGCTCATTTTGCTTCCTCGAAAGCTGATCATGCAGCGGCAATACAAATATATAATAACTACCAGCTGTAAGTCCTATAGCTAAAAGCAATCCAGCTGTCAATATAATTAGGTTTTTTTTTGATAATTGAAGGTTCAAGGTGCTGTCCCTCCTTCACTATCTTTTTCCTTTGCCTTCCATTCGGCCTTAAGCAGTTCCGGATTGATTTTGAATTCATAGACTGCATAATACCTGGGAAGGTAGCCAAGATCAACGGCCGACACTTCAGAATCCCCTTCCACTGCCTCATTGATGGCTTCAGCAGTCTTGGCTTCCTTGAGGACCGCTTCGTCGAGCCAGTTTAATGTCAGCAGAGAGTTAAGATAATAGGCTGCCTGGCTCTTTGTATCAAACTGGACAGCTAATTTGATTAAGTTGTCCTCATCCATCTCAAATTCAGCGATATAGCCTCTGTCAGGAAGTATTTTTGTAATTTCCTGAAGGACATAGACCATACTGAAGGGCTGTTTTTCTGCCCAAGTGATTGCCTCTGTCAGCTGTCCGGCAGCATTGGATGCTTCAAATTCAATCAGCTTTGCATTTTGGATTTCCAAAATGGCATTTGTCTGGGCAATCTGCTTTTCTACCTTACTGATTTCATCTTTTTTGCTTCCTGTATAGAGAAAAAGTACAGCAGCTGTTACTGCCAGTAAAAGCAGCAGAGCTCCAGAATAGATGTAGACCGCCCGGCTTCTCTTTTCTTTTTTGGGGAGCAGGTTAATATCGACAAGCATGTTCTACACCTCTTTTAAGCCTAGGCCGACGTTAAGGTTGAACTGAGGGAGATAAGATGGTTTCTCCCTAAATTCAGCCGTTTCGGATAATAATACAACCGGTGCATCCAGCCGGCTGTTCAGGGCGGATTGAATTTCCTCCAGCAAAGGATGATCACCATCTACCAATATTTTTGTAATCTGTCTGTTCCCCTGATAAAGAGAGTACCGGTAAAAGCTCATAACCCGATCAAGCTCTTTATAAATATCCTCCAAGGGACTGATAATTTCCTCTTTATCACCAAGGTATGCCAGTTGATTCCCAGGTTCCAGCTCCCACTTGCCGCTGTCAATATCCATCAGCAGATGCCGCATAAATACCGGCTTATGATTTTCAAAGATACTAACATTAATCTGCTGGATGTCTGCTTGAACCATCATCAGGTTTTCCTCTGAACCTATCAGATCCAATTCATAATAAAGTCGATACAGCGCAAGGCATGATATATCCGCAAGAACAGGCTTCAGCCTGGCTTCCTCGAAAACAGAAACATATTCATGAACGATTTCTTCAGGAGCAGCAAAAAGCAGGATTTCTTTCATTCCACTTTCGCCTGTTTCTAATATTGTGTAATCAAAAACCGGGTCTTCAAAGGGCAGATGTATGGATGTTCCAAGCTCCATATAAAGATAGCCCTTGATTTCTTCGGCAGATACATCTTGCGGGATGCTCAGTTTTCTGATAATGATCACAGGATCCGGCACCAAAAATGCAATCTCCTTACCCTTGATTTTCCACTCTGAAACACATTCCTCCAAAATGGCTGTCAAGGTTTCCGCATCCTGAATTTTGCCTTCTCTTATTATACCGTTCGGCAAATATCGCTCTTCTGACCGCAGGACATGAGGTTCTTTATTGTTTTTTAATTCAGCCATCCGGACAACATGGTCCTTGACCGTTATGTTGATCACTCGATTTTTGCCGAACGATATAAGAGGTGCCATAAATAACTTAACTCCTTACATGAATGAATAAAGATACCAGTTTAGCAGCTTATCTCCCATAAAATAAGCAGTCAGGCAGCCTAAAGCTATGTATGGACCAAATGGAATAGGCTTGCCCTTTTCAATTTTTCCAGCAAGCAAACCGGCAATCCCAAAGAAAGCACCGAAGAGAGTTGCAAGGAAAAATGTTAACAAGACTAACTTTGTGCCTAAAGCCAAACCTATTACTGCAAACAGCTTGATGTCTCCCCCTCCCATGCCACCCTTGCTGACCACGGCTATGAACAGAAGCAGGAAAAATCCTGCCGCAGCCCCGGCTGCAGAATCCCACCACGGAGATAAGGGGATAAATATCCGCTCCAATAAAAAAATCACTGCAAACACAAGCAGGACTTTGTCGGGAATAATCATATATTTAATATCCGACACAAACACGATGACCAAAAGAGAAATCAGCGTCCATGCGATGGCCAGTTCAAATGTCCAGCCCATCATTAACGGGGCGAGCACAAATAATAATCCGGTAGATAATTCAACAGCAGGGTATAGAGGAGAAACCGGCGCCTTGCAGCGCCGGCATTTCCCTCCCTGCAGCAGATAAGAAACAACCGGTATGAGCTCAAACGGCCTTAAAGTATGCTGGCAATAAGGACAATGAGATCTTGGCTTGACGATCGACTGCTTCAACGGAATCCTCAGGCCGACTACGTTGTAGAAGGAGCCTAGGAGGAGTCCGTAGAAAAGTATTAAAATATACATTAATTACCGCTAAAAGCTTGTAATTCTACTTCTGTAACTTCTGTAGCCTCATTATTCTTCTTAACTATTTTCGCGGCCTCATGGTTTTGTATTTTATATGTGAATTTTCCTGTTGTAGTATTCCTGTCAACTTTCACAGTAAATTCTTGGTCTTTTACATTATCCAAATAAGAATCCAAATCAGCAAACGCAAGGCTAGTGGCGGTAGGATTTGTAGCAATGTAAGTTTTTGATGCGTTAACAATTTGAATAGCTTCTGCGACTTTTGCATCGTTTTTAGTCTTATTAATAAGACCTCCAATACTCGGAATCGCAATCGCCGCAATAATCCCCAAAATAACAATAACTGCCAATAACTCGATCAGTGTCAAACCTTTTTCATTTTTAAGTTTTTGTGCCATTTTCTTAAACATTTTATTCTCCCTCTCATATGAGTTTTTGCCTATTACTTTAGTAGGTTAATCCTATTATACTAGATTCTGCAAATAACAAAAGTCGAAAATGTTAATTTCTTGCAAAATTTTGTTGTCAGCCGACATGGTTGAATATTTCAAACATCGGCACCATGATGGACGTTACAATTGTTCCGACAATACCGGCTAAAAAAACAATCATAAGCGGTTCTATCAATGATTTTAGGCGGTCGGTGGTGCTCTCTACTTCTTTTTCATAGAAATCTGCAACCTTTGAAAGCATTTCGTCAAGTGATCCGGATTCTTCACCGATAGCGATCATCTGTGAGACCAGCGGCGGGAAGACCCAATGTTTGCGCATCGGTTCTGTAAGGGATTTCCCTTGTTCCAGGGATGTCCGGGATTTTTGAAGGACCTTTGCCACCACTTCATTTTCGACTATGTTCTCAACAATACTTATAGCCTGGAGGATAGGGACCGAGCTTGCAAAAAGCGAACTGAGTGTTCTGGTCATCCTGGCCAATGCAGCCTTCTGGAGCATTTTGCCGAAGATAGGGAGCCTGAGCAGGAAATAATCAAAATAGTATTTCGTATTCTTGTTATTCCTGATAACCGAAACCCCAATAAAGACCGACACAAACATTAGTATGACTAGCCACCAGTATTTCTGCATAAATTCGCTGGAATTGAGAACGAATTGCGTGATGGCCGGCAGTTCTCCCCCAAAGTCCTGGAACATCTCCACAAACGTCGGGACAACACTTACTAGCAGAAATATGACAACTGCAACTGCTATAATGCCGACTGCAATAGGATAGGCAAGGGCGGATATGATCTTCTGCTTTGTAAAATGCTGCTTTTCATAATGAACTGCCAGCCTCTCCAGGGTATCATCCATGTTTCCGCCTGCTTCGCCTGCTTTAATCATATTGACAAACATACTGGTGAAAACCTTTTTGTGCTTTGCAGCGGCATCAGATAAAGAATTCCCCTCTCTTAAATCCTGCTCGACAGCAGCAAGCGCTTTTTTGAGTGCCTTGCTTTCTGTTTGCTGAGAGAGTATGCCGGTTGCATCCACGACCGTGACTCCTGCCCTGAGTAAAGTGGCGAATTGTCTTAAATAAATGACAAAGTCCTGGAGCTTAACCGGATTGCCGATTGATATCTCTTTAGTCAGCAATGTTTCAGGTATTTCATTAAGATCGAGAATCCTGATACCTGATTCTTTCAACTGAAGCATCGCTTCCCTCTTTGAAGCAGCTGTTACAATCCCTGACTTCTTCCCTTTTAAGTCGCGGCCGCTGTATTTATACCGAGCCATTTCAATTCACCTTTTCCAAAAGATAAGGCATTGCTGCCTCTTTCGAAACCTGGCCTGTCTGGACAAGTTCCTTGATGCTCGTGTCCAGTGTATGCATGCCATGAGCTTTTGAGGTCTGCATGATACTGGTAATCTGGTGTACTTTTTCATTGCGGATGAGGTTTGCTACGGCTGAATTATTAATTAATATTTCTGTCGCCGCTTTCCTGCCTCTGTTATCTGCCAGCGGAAATAACCGCTGCGAAACGATGGAGACGAGAACAGAGGCAAGCTGGATTCTGATCTGTGCCTGCTGGGAAGGCGGGAAAACATCGATAATCCGGTTGATCGTGGCAGGTGCACTCGAAGTATGAAGAGTACCGAGGACAAGATGTCCGGTTTCCGCCGCAGTGATTGCCGTTTGTATCGTTTCCAGATCCCTCATCTCCCCGACCATGATAACATCGGGATCCTGGCGCAATGCAGCCCGAAGTCCATTTGCAAAATTGCTGGTATCCAGGCCGACTTCACGCTGGTCGATGATGCAGTTGCCATGTTTATGGAGGTACTCGATTGGATCCTCTAACGTAATAACATGTTTTCTCATCGTCTTGTTCATAAAATCAACCATCGAAGCCAGAGTAGTTGATTTGCCGCTCCCGGTCGGCCCTGTCACAAGGACGAGGCCTTGTGGCTTGCCGGCCACTTTTTTCAGGACAGGCGGAAGATCGAGTTCATCGAGGGCTGGAATTTTCGTCGGCACAACCCTCACTGCAAGTGCAATGCAGGAACGCTGATGATAGGCATTAACGCGAAATCTGGAAACACCCTGCACACCATACGAGAAGTCCAGCTCTCCCTTTTCTTTGAATCTCTCCCACATATGGGGAGGAATCATCTCTTTTGCCATTGCCTCTGTATGTGCAGGGAGCATGGATTCTTTTCCATACCTCTTCATCTCGCCATTGATGCGAAAAATGGGGGGTACGCCGACTGTTATATGAATATCTGAAGCTTTCAGCTCAAAGCCTGCTTTCAGCAGAAGGTCCACTTTTTCTGTCATATCAGTTCTCCTAATCAGGAATCGCCACTCGAAGCACTTCTTCTGTTGTGGTGATTCCCTGTTTTACCTTAAGCAGCCCGTCATCTATCAGAAAAATAGTCTTACTTTTAAGGGCCAGCTCCCTAAGCCTGGAAAAGGACTCACCATTCATGATCACTCTCCGCATGCTATCGTCGATAACAAGCACCTCGTGGATCGCAATCCTGCCCTTGTAGCCGGTCATATTGCAGGAGGCGCAGCCCCGTCCCCTGACAATTGCTTCAATCTTCATGCCCCGCTTGGCAAAGATCTCTATCTCCCTTTTAGTCGGCTCCTGGGTTTCTGCACAATCACGGCACACTTTCCGGACAAGCCTCTGGGCAACAATCCCACTGAGCGAGGACGCCACCAGAAAGGGTTCAATCCCCATATCAAGGAGCCTTGTTATGCTTCCAAGGGAATCATTCGTGTGGAGGGTGCTAAGAACAAGGTGTCCGGTGAGCGAGGCCCTGATTGCCACCTCCGCAGTCTCTTTATCTCTTATTTCTCCGACCATTATGACATTCGGATCCTGACGCAGGATCGCACGCAGGCCCATGGCAAAGGTCATTCCTACGTTTGAGTTCACCTGGATCTGGTTGATTCCTTCCAGCTGATATTCAACAGGATCTTCAACTGTGATGATATTAACCTCTTCACTGTTGAGCCGGTTTAAAGCAGCATAAAGAGTGGAAGATTTCCCTGAACCGGTCGGACCGGTAATAAGGACGATTCCAGTCGGCTTCTCGATCATATCTGTAAAACGGTTTAGATTTACCTTATTGAATCCCAGTTTGTTAAGGTCATTCAGTGCACTTCCCAAATCCAGCAAACGCATAACGATTTTTTCACCATAAACGGTTGGAAGTGTCGAAATCCGCAGATCGATAGGATGAAAGTCTAAATTCATCTTTATTCTGCCATCCTGAGGGACGCGATGCTCGGTAATATCAAGGTTGGCCATTATTTTTATTCTGGCAGTCAGGACACTTTGCATATGCTTTGGCAGTACCCGTTCCGTTCTGAGTACCCCGTCAATCCTATACCTTATGGCCACCTTTGTTTCCTGTGGGTCAATATGTACATCGCTGGCCTTTACCGCAGCCGCATTTGCCATTATCTGATTGACCAGCCGGACTATGGGAGAATCTTCATCCACAATCTTCTCTTCCTGAATTTCCCGCGATCCCTGCCCTGCATCCAGGAGTTCTTCAAAGCCTTCATCCATATCATAGTATTTATTGATGGCACGGATAATATCATCCTTTGTAGCAATTGCTGCTTCTATATGAAAACCTGTTGATAGTCTAAGATCGTCAATGGTATAGAAATCCATGGGATCAGCCATGGCAACATACAGTTTTTCTCCATCCTTTTTTAATGGAAGGATCAGATTCCGCTTGGCCATATCTTTAGAAACAATACTGAACAGCTTTGTGTCAAAGGGATACCTAAAGAGGCTGACATGCGGTATACCCAGCTGGAACTCCAGTACTTCAATCAGCTGCTGTTCAGTAATATAACCTCTTTGAAGAAGGGCATCGCCAAGCCGCTGGTCCCTATGTTTTTCTGCCAGGGCAAGCTGAAGCTGTTCTTCAGTGATTAAACCGGATTCTACCAGCAAATCCCCTAAGCGCTTTCGGGTCTGTTTCATTGGCCATTCCCCTTTCCGCCATTATTTAGGCTCTTCATTCGGCTTGCCCCAAAGGCTCCCATCATTATCCTCATTATCTGAGGTGCTGCTGCCATCAGCTGTTTGAGTTCCTTTTTCCATATCCCCTGCTGCGTTTTCCTGTTTGTCGTCTTCCAGTGAACCGCTCTCATCTGTACCGTCAGTATTTTCTTCCTGCACTGGTGAAGTCCCTATGTCCCCAGGTACAGCATCAACTTGAGGTGCACTGGTTTCCGGACTGATTAAAGATTCCTTGATTGTAAGACTATGAACCTCAACTTTATGAACCGGAGGATAATAGTCTTCGGAAATGAGCTCAGATTTTAAAA is a window from the Bacillus infantis NRRL B-14911 genome containing:
- a CDS encoding type II secretion system protein encodes the protein MKKSFARLNENGLTLIELLAVIVILGIVAAIATVSILNVIQKSRDKAFVGNAYALNEAAGYFVKREVTSGNTLAQRITFNMVSEAGFMEAFKDPYTGNYVEPSDASFVEIEGEHIRTVCLYGENRNLCSYQGVSGKPIPVHELSVDMIVKDN
- a CDS encoding pilus assembly protein PilO; the encoded protein is MANQQLTIVESNLTQTNEKTILTTMELQKQVPVKRLLDQLLLDIEKAEVISDSNILELRLDGTDEDEEVDLLETAAAEEPVGEGEEAESPEAVDGEGQLPNGIRQITLSLGGEAETYFELERFIESLESLKRIVKVEALSFTGLNEIYSVEQETEKVEFELSLAAYYYPSLEELQKELPPLDVPAVSNKQNPLSGFSDQEEIEGEEDTQP
- a CDS encoding PilN domain-containing protein, producing the protein MLVDINLLPKKEKRSRAVYIYSGALLLLLAVTAAVLFLYTGSKKDEISKVEKQIAQTNAILEIQNAKLIEFEASNAAGQLTEAITWAEKQPFSMVYVLQEITKILPDRGYIAEFEMDEDNLIKLAVQFDTKSQAAYYLNSLLTLNWLDEAVLKEAKTAEAINEAVEGDSEVSAVDLGYLPRYYAVYEFKINPELLKAEWKAKEKDSEGGTAP
- the pilM gene encoding type IV pilus biogenesis protein PilM, which codes for MAPLISFGKNRVINITVKDHVVRMAELKNNKEPHVLRSEERYLPNGIIREGKIQDAETLTAILEECVSEWKIKGKEIAFLVPDPVIIIRKLSIPQDVSAEEIKGYLYMELGTSIHLPFEDPVFDYTILETGESGMKEILLFAAPEEIVHEYVSVFEEARLKPVLADISCLALYRLYYELDLIGSEENLMMVQADIQQINVSIFENHKPVFMRHLLMDIDSGKWELEPGNQLAYLGDKEEIISPLEDIYKELDRVMSFYRYSLYQGNRQITKILVDGDHPLLEEIQSALNSRLDAPVVLLSETAEFREKPSYLPQFNLNVGLGLKEV
- a CDS encoding prepilin peptidase; translation: MYILILFYGLLLGSFYNVVGLRIPLKQSIVKPRSHCPYCQHTLRPFELIPVVSYLLQGGKCRRCKAPVSPLYPAVELSTGLLFVLAPLMMGWTFELAIAWTLISLLVIVFVSDIKYMIIPDKVLLVFAVIFLLERIFIPLSPWWDSAAGAAAGFFLLLFIAVVSKGGMGGGDIKLFAVIGLALGTKLVLLTFFLATLFGAFFGIAGLLAGKIEKGKPIPFGPYIALGCLTAYFMGDKLLNWYLYSFM
- a CDS encoding prepilin-type N-terminal cleavage/methylation domain-containing protein; this translates as MFKKMAQKLKNEKGLTLIELLAVIVILGIIAAIAIPSIGGLINKTKNDAKVAEAIQIVNASKTYIATNPTATSLAFADLDSYLDNVKDQEFTVKVDRNTTTGKFTYKIQNHEAAKIVKKNNEATEVTEVELQAFSGN
- a CDS encoding type II secretion system F family protein translates to MARYKYSGRDLKGKKSGIVTAASKREAMLQLKESGIRILDLNEIPETLLTKEISIGNPVKLQDFVIYLRQFATLLRAGVTVVDATGILSQQTESKALKKALAAVEQDLREGNSLSDAAAKHKKVFTSMFVNMIKAGEAGGNMDDTLERLAVHYEKQHFTKQKIISALAYPIAVGIIAVAVVIFLLVSVVPTFVEMFQDFGGELPAITQFVLNSSEFMQKYWWLVILMFVSVFIGVSVIRNNKNTKYYFDYFLLRLPIFGKMLQKAALARMTRTLSSLFASSVPILQAISIVENIVENEVVAKVLQKSRTSLEQGKSLTEPMRKHWVFPPLVSQMIAIGEESGSLDEMLSKVADFYEKEVESTTDRLKSLIEPLMIVFLAGIVGTIVTSIMVPMFEIFNHVG
- a CDS encoding type IV pilus twitching motility protein PilT, whose translation is MTEKVDLLLKAGFELKASDIHITVGVPPIFRINGEMKRYGKESMLPAHTEAMAKEMIPPHMWERFKEKGELDFSYGVQGVSRFRVNAYHQRSCIALAVRVVPTKIPALDELDLPPVLKKVAGKPQGLVLVTGPTGSGKSTTLASMVDFMNKTMRKHVITLEDPIEYLHKHGNCIIDQREVGLDTSNFANGLRAALRQDPDVIMVGEMRDLETIQTAITAAETGHLVLGTLHTSSAPATINRIIDVFPPSQQAQIRIQLASVLVSIVSQRLFPLADNRGRKAATEILINNSAVANLIRNEKVHQITSIMQTSKAHGMHTLDTSIKELVQTGQVSKEAAMPYLLEKVN
- a CDS encoding GspE/PulE family protein, with amino-acid sequence MKQTRKRLGDLLVESGLITEEQLQLALAEKHRDQRLGDALLQRGYITEQQLIEVLEFQLGIPHVSLFRYPFDTKLFSIVSKDMAKRNLILPLKKDGEKLYVAMADPMDFYTIDDLRLSTGFHIEAAIATKDDIIRAINKYYDMDEGFEELLDAGQGSREIQEEKIVDEDSPIVRLVNQIMANAAAVKASDVHIDPQETKVAIRYRIDGVLRTERVLPKHMQSVLTARIKIMANLDITEHRVPQDGRIKMNLDFHPIDLRISTLPTVYGEKIVMRLLDLGSALNDLNKLGFNKVNLNRFTDMIEKPTGIVLITGPTGSGKSSTLYAALNRLNSEEVNIITVEDPVEYQLEGINQIQVNSNVGMTFAMGLRAILRQDPNVIMVGEIRDKETAEVAIRASLTGHLVLSTLHTNDSLGSITRLLDMGIEPFLVASSLSGIVAQRLVRKVCRDCAETQEPTKREIEIFAKRGMKIEAIVRGRGCASCNMTGYKGRIAIHEVLVIDDSMRRVIMNGESFSRLRELALKSKTIFLIDDGLLKVKQGITTTEEVLRVAIPD